The window TTTGCACTTCAATTAAATTGCTCTTTCTCAGATTATATAGCCacccagaagaagaaaaagattcaGCTTATAAGAGAATAAGGGGCAACACCATGAAACGGCAACAAAAAGTATTTTCTGTGCATTATAACCCGAAAAATTCAGTAACATAATAAATCACTAGCAAGTAGACTCAAATGTTCATGTTTATATGCAGATAGTTCATCAATGCTGCGGTAATCTCATCCACCAGATCTTGCTGAATAACCTAAACCATATTAAGATACTGAGCTCATCAAAAGCTTCTTCTCCTCTCATTTTGATTTCGGGCCCAGTTTCTCAATTGCTCCAATGAGTAGAAAGTGTGCCTCAATGATGCAGTTATCTTTCACCAAGTAGCCCTTCGATCCATCTCTGAGACTATCGAGAGAGAGGAGCTTTCTCCAACCCCAACCCATATTTGAGTCACTAAACCAGTTATACACTGCACCCAAAAAACAAATTGATTTTACTTTTATTCCTTTGACATGAATCAAGTAAATTAATTAAAGACTAGTTTATGGAGGATGGAATTAATAGTAATGGAAAAAAGCAAACTTGTACTGAATACTCACGTTTACATTCCACGTGATTTCCGTTGAGCTGGTCTACTACTTGCATTTGTGCATCCACATACAATCCTCGGCCGGTAAGAAGAGTTTTTGATCATCCAACATCAAGAACAAAGAAAGGCTTTTGCCCTTCTCTTCAGCACAACCATTGGGATACATATCTATTCTCCTCAAATCAACAATCTAAACAGTTCAGAGACTTCAGACTTCAGCTGGTAGGTAGTATGAGGTGTAAAAATGGTGGAAGCATAAGTTAACTGGTACCATTTATGACCACAAGCACTGAACACTTCCGAGGAATGTAATTCATTAGCCAATTCAGAGAACTTTTCTATCTTCCAGATATGGTTACAACTAACAGGTCTGGCTGTCACCAACAGACACTCCCCTTTGCCTGCAACACACTCTCTGTGGACAATGATTTCAGCTCCAAACACGCTAGTATCGTTCACCAAGTATCCATTAGTAGGGTCATTGAATTCTTTCAGGGTAATAAATCTGTCAAACCCAGGCTGAGTTCTTGATGCATGTAATCTTCTTGcctttccatttccatttccactGGCATCTGGAATCATATATGGCAGGGCAGTTTTTCAAGCGTAACAAATTAGACAGATGACTATATAAAacttctgataaaaatagagtATTATAAAACTAAGAATTGCAGATGAAGTTATTTTAGATTTTGAGCCTTGTCGCAGTCATAAAGGATTAAACTAAAATATAGTAAGCCCCAAATTATAACAACTTATATATGTAGTTAATTTGACAAATAGTGTAACTGAAGAAAGCCACCTTGCAGTATCAAATATTTGTCCCTATGTTGGTCAAGCAAAAACAACCTAAACAAGGGATGGACCTCCCAACCTGGAGAGAGGGTGTCTCTCTCTGAGATTTCCAGGTACAGAGGGAGGCGCCCTTCTTCCCCATTGGcatctttgtttccttttgggTACAGACACAGTTTCCTGCAATATTGCACCAATTATATGTGTTTAATATTAGTTAACAATCTACATTATTCTCAGAAATGCAAGGGGGGTTGGGGGGAAGCTGAATGACTTAAGAAATGTGATAAGCAAGCAAATAAGCTGAATAAGGTACCATTTGTATCCACCAGCTTCGAAATTGCCAGAATTGTATCTTTCAAGCGAGGACTTCGAGAGCAAGGAAAATGACTTAATCCTAAGTTGGAAGTGAGTTGGAGGTTTATCCCTTTTTATTGTTCTTGACTCTTAactgcaaaaaataaaatgtaagtAAATATTAGGGGCAATTATTATCACTCTCCTATACTAaccctatatttactcaaacgCTCATATCTTTAGCTTCTTTTCTGCTTCCCTGGAAAAATAAAGTTCTAATCCTTCCCCAGATATTTTCCACCTATGCCCTGGGATTCCATTTCCCTGGCTGCTGGTAGCTGGAGAGCCCAGATCCTCTCAATCCGGCTGTACCCTCCACACCCCACACAgatggtgtgagatggggtTGTAGGGTACAGTGATGCCATAAAGCAATGCAAAGGCATTCtgaataaagtaaaatttataGTCATAACGGGATGTCAAGGCATATCTACTACTATTCTAGACCATAGCAGATCTATCTAGTCGActctatttagttgggataaggttatggttgtttgtttgtttgtttttttaaagCAATGTGAATGCATTACCTTTTTCCATTTTGTCGATGTTCTGCCCGGCAATTGCTGCATCTTTCCGCAAGATGGCTTGGAGTCGTTCAGCAACAGCTACATTTTTTTCAGCAATGGCCAAACTCCGTTCTTCTATTGCAATCTCTCTTTCTGCAATGGCCAGACTCAGTTCTTCGATCACAATATCTTTTTCAGCAACAGCTGCATTTTTTTGGGCAATGGTCAAATCCCTTTCTTGGATTGCAGCATCCCTCCCGGCCATGATGACCCTAATTTGTTTCACTGTCAAGCCGCCAAGTTGTTCATTCCACTTCCTTTTCCTCTCATGATGTTGTTGATTCATCCACCGTAATAGAAACATAAAACTTGGATCATGAGCAGAAGTAGCGAAAGGTGAAGACTAAAGAACAACTAGGCCTGAGATAAACACTGGTAACTGGGATAGGATTTGATACTCTCTCAGCAGAATAATAATGGAGATTGATACCTACCTGTGAGTGAACTGCTTTGTAGTCATCCATGTTGAGAAACGAAAGAGACGA is drawn from Macadamia integrifolia cultivar HAES 741 chromosome 7, SCU_Mint_v3, whole genome shotgun sequence and contains these coding sequences:
- the LOC122084195 gene encoding uncharacterized protein LOC122084195; translated protein: MNQQHHERKRKWNEQLGGLTVKQIRVIMAGRDAAIQERDLTIAQKNAAVAEKDIVIEELSLAIAEREIAIEERSLAIAEKNVAVAERLQAILRKDAAIAGQNIDKMEKECLCIALWHHCTLQPHLTPSVWGVEGTAGLRGSGLSSYQQPGKWNPRESRTIKRDKPPTHFQLRIKSFSLLSKSSLERYNSGNFEAGGYKWKLCLYPKGNKDANGEEGRLPLYLEISERDTLSPGWEVHPLFRLFLLDQHRDKYLILQDASGNGNGKARRLHASRTQPGFDRFITLKEFNDPTNGYLVNDTSVFGAEIIVHRECVAGKGECLLVTARPVSCNHIWKIEKFSELANELHSSEVFSACGHKWYQLTYASTIFTPHTTYQLKSEVSELFRLLI